The Caenorhabditis elegans chromosome II genome has a segment encoding these proteins:
- the shc-2 gene encoding SH2 domain-containing protein (Confirmed by transcript evidence), with the protein MHPTNTASTMTEKRSASTVFLNRFLGKKGSQTVDESGQCKRKRRPVSAVFSSAIHRLSSSTSSVNPKRMSTIEPQAPTREQLLQLQNQMRCAASSPVPEEPRPTDLCAASTTTSTSSVASSSSSNGSSSSTDTSPVPPAPQTALVYDEKLGEWIYPIDQALMTQLDNCSYFVGQPTKDSMVYNLNTQPEGAFVIRYSESKSKCLALSMRVPCSHNPSGISHYLIIRNEQGFRLKLSATKKPFPTLQMMLTHHSVLESHLPCTLHFVQWQKTNFKQLAAMSTVERPLRTFNRHSTALTKVRLYYLFVEFREVVKKRMNRAEILPKQNQNKRI; encoded by the exons atgcatCCGACGAACACTGCATCAACGATGACTGAGAAAAGAAGTGCGTCGACTGTTTTTCTCAACcgatttttgggcaaaaaaggAAGTCAAACTGTAGATGAGAGTGGACAGTGCAAGCG aaaacgtcGTCCAGTATCAGCAGTGTTCTCATCAGCAATTCATCGTCTGTCGAGTTCAACGTCTTCCGTGAATCCGAAACGA atGAGCACAATCGAGCCGCAAGCACCAACTCGCGAGCAACTACTCCAACTACAGAACCAAATGCGTTGTGCTGCATCATCTCCAGTTCCAGAAGAACCTAGACCAACTGATCTTTGTGCAGCTTCCACGACAACTTCCACATCCTCTGTTGCATCGTCAAGCTCCTCAAATGGCTCATCATCTTCCACTGACACGTCACCAGTTCCACCAGCTCCGCAGACGGCGTTGGTATACGATGAAAAATTGGGAGAATGGATCTATCCGATCGATCAGGCTTTGATGACGCAACTTGACAATTGCAGCTATTTTGTGGGACAACCTACAAA GGATTCAATGGTCTACAATCTGAATACACAACCGGAAGGTGCATTTGTGATTCGATATTCGGAAAGTAAATCGAAATGTTTGGCACTTTCAATGCGTGTTCCGTGCAGTCACAATCCATCGGGAATCTCACATTATCTTATTATCAGAAATGAGCAAGGATTCCGATTGAAG CTCTCCGCCACAAAAAAACCATTCCCAACTCTTCAAATGATGCTCACACATCACTCGGTTCTCGAAAGTCATCTACCGTGTACGCTTCACTTTGTCCAATGGCAAAAGACAAATTTTAAGCAATTGGCGGCTATGAGCACAGTTGAACGGCCGCTCAGGACATTCAATCGTCATTCGACAGCATTAACGAAGGTGAGACTTTATTACTTATTTGTTGAATTTCGGGAAGTGGTAAAAAAGAGGATGAATCGCGctgaaattttaccaaaacaaaatcaaaataaaagaatttaa